A region of Enoplosus armatus isolate fEnoArm2 chromosome 14, fEnoArm2.hap1, whole genome shotgun sequence DNA encodes the following proteins:
- the LOC139296402 gene encoding LOW QUALITY PROTEIN: microtubule organization protein AKNA-like (The sequence of the model RefSeq protein was modified relative to this genomic sequence to represent the inferred CDS: substituted 1 base at 1 genomic stop codon): MEGEPEESDEDVQGEDRPTVLWEKCIQQSIFVDLSEDESLHLSDLERSLVLHLSQAESAASEASIHLSAGSAELSALDVTSSESSIVSSQSERVVESKTKSSILHVSAQRPNTMQDELPLNQRNEDPGQNTSDEDQDDLPYDGDLGSLYFNQTADSAGNMSCDGRETVHASPGAPGLLDCNTKDEDIIERLVSIEHNSEKPATLSQEDANPKQDNFFHASKPSEFAPSYPADINQLLLRHLSREELLRSGRLIEAETLPEVSLLESVDDTVFSWAPPLNSTTINSNHSKSPASNSDQSFCSGRTDEKSNTASKKSSLEDEAERRIDNVASAATDSITSSFASIESKHSSGDTSDVDVVKEENAEDHDQVQRVPLVRTRSFSEMKYGQGQVHYPLPDFSKVAPKVKIPKAPSGPARPVPQSPGTMHRAQSSPGMLEVISRVLEDSVQPSEKPYVFKDEDKETHPALVHHLQAEYDKLLTKYAEAENLIDQMRLGTNVSTHARNQLXFLSHIFNASYKIMNVFSQSQPSSELMNYLECDDDHQENLPVVEGSHLGSLAPHLPPSENLGVKGETTPQSNIKEVNTASSSQPEEGPSDGERMTAELRDIISQFMEKVKEFKLSVSNMSVSTAEQQMMLRSIMEAQDQLERKYISKKEEHRALEMQNYMGLSRNTGTFDPNRLVEGDIFRIGMHLEDIKEMIDKNMCEQISPPHSTSTPTPMKEILHVRPSPLCMPTPSPPPSLHEERSAGFSTVGYKMETWKDEEKEEEVEEASEVHVDDVLQGSELITTDCCQSRSSQGSLEGLETQTAGTEEERYSVLSEVIDHSNLLAYLNGTSSSSRQRQWTPDGCSTPDSALSPVGECDLGDCVSLAVEVSSSSAPRDSVTHSLSEPPLNTSSRIVSPETDSGFGSSYLNQSASGPFQPNLLTESVQSQNNGLSSSDSEGSCSNLQTAFHSSVQTQSCGAAAAVERWVESTTREPSVRLQADRTGSERNLPAQLHHHISEPVLSTTMDTEERGSPQYSCSCNSEAILALQSEVSRLKKDLEEGLVQLPHLTEKMDYLTSQYKPDRHDLRSKTRPRTHHRPASNSVWKPSNSRRNVSNLSSSQVRIEDWISSDMDPSKSKGTDSGDTAGSEIMLQFHSSPVGSRRGSSSVRSSPEFQYKFQGALQSSRGSEGYGSVKTSGLTRSNLKEGKEEASDSLTKQRPQTAVMESFYSKERWSLFSSPSLQKPLLQVSYGSSSSLPASYKVREPPLQSTSHHRKRSTQSDTALLPSNVYFQRTLSPLSVPSKTGSRTGRRRGSKEEEMNRTLDQAIEVARSMKRTTDRMAKRLSADLAKAQIHRKLHNMQPLGGRKHQAL, from the exons ATGGAGGGAGAACCAGAGGAATCAGATGAGGATGTTCAGGGAGAGGACAGACCCACTGTGCTGTGGGAGAAGTGCATTCAGCAGAGCATCTTTGTCGACCTAAGTGAAGATGAAAGTCTCCACTTGAGTGATTTGGAACGCTCTTTAGTTTTGCATCTGTCCCAGGCAGAGTCTGCTGCCTCCGAGGCCAGCATCCATCTCAGTG CAGGGAGCGCAGAGCTGTCAGCCTTGGATGTCACCTCCTCAGAGTCTAGTATTGTCAGCAGTCAGAGTGAGAGGGTGGTAGAGAGCAAGACCAAGAGCAGCATATTGCATGTATCTGCCCAAAGACCAAACACCATGCAAGATGAGCTGCCCTTAAACCAGAGGAATGAGGACCCAGGGCAAAATACTAGTGACGAGGATCAGGACGACCTACCTTATGATGGTGACCTTGGAAGCCTCTACTTCAACCAGACAGCTGACTCTGCGGGGAATATGAGCTGTGATGGAAGAGAAACTGTTCATGCAAGTCCTGGTGCTCCTGGTTTGCTTGACTGTAACACAAAAGATGAAGATATTATTGAACGCTTGGTTTCTATTGAGCATAATTCTGAGAAACCAGCAACTTTGTCGCAAGAGGATGCCAACCCCAAACAGGACAACTTTTTTCATGCTTCCAAGCCAAGTGAGTTTGCCCCATCATATCCTGCAGACATTAACCAGTTGTTGCTGCGACACTTGTCCCGAGAGGAATTGCTGCGGTCGGGTAGGTTGATCGAGGCAGAGACCCTGCCGGAGGTGTCCCTGCTGGAGAGCGTGGATGACACTGTTTTTAGCTGGGCTCCACCACTCAACAGCACAACAATTAATAGTAACCACTCAAAGAGCCCTGCTTCTAATTCAGATCAGAGTTTCTGCTCTGGTAGGACTGATGAAAAGAGTAATACTGCGTCCAAAAAATCTAGTTTAGAGGACGAAGCAGAAAGGAGAATTGATAATGTCGCCTCTGCTGCTACTGACAGCATCACATCCAGCTTTGCAAGCATAGAgtcaaaacacagcagtggGGATACAAGTGATGTAGATGTTGTAAAGGAGGAAAACGCAGAAGATCATGATCAGGTTCAGAGAGTCCCACTTGTGCGCACCAGGTCCTTCAGCGAGATGAAGTATGGCCAAGGCCAAGTCCATTACCCACTCCCTGATTTCTCGAAGGTTGCCCCTAAGGTGAAAATCCCCAAAGCTCCAAGTGGGCCAGCCAGACCCGTTCCTCAGAGCCCCGGCACCATGCACAGAGCCCAGTCTTCACCAGGGATGTTAGAGGTGATCAGCAGAGTCCTGGAGGATTCAGTCCAACCATCAGAGAAGCCCTATGTCTTCAAAGACGAGGACAAAGAGACTCATCCAGCACTGGTGCATCACCTGCAG GCTGAATATGATAAATTGCTAACCAAATATGCTGAGGCAGAGAACCTTATAGATCAAATGAGACTAGGAACAAACGTAAGTACGCATGCGAGAAATCAGTTGTAATTTCTGAGTCATATTTTCAATGCAAGTTACAAAATTATGAATGTCTTTTCACAGTCTCAGCCCTCCTCAGAACTGATGAATTATTTAGAATGTGATGATGATCATCAGGAAAATTTACCTGTAGTAGAGGGAAGCCATCTTGGATCCTTGGCTCCTCACCTTCCCCCATCAG AAAACCTTGGTGTAAAAGGAGAAACAACCCCCCAGAGCAACATTAAGGAGGTGAACACAGCTTCCTCCAGCCAGCCTGAAGAGGGTCCCAGTGATGGGGAAAGAATGACTGCTGAGCTGAGAGACATCATCAGCCAGTTCATGGAAAAG GTGAAAGAATTCAAACTGAGTGTAAGCAACATGTCAGTGAGCACAGCAGAACAGCAAATG ATGCTGCGGAGCATTATGGAGGCTCAGGACCAGCtggaaagaaaatatatcaGTAAGAAGGAGGAGCACAGAGCTCTCGAGATGCAAAACTACATGGGCCTGTCCAGGAACACTGGCACCTTTGACCCAAACAG GCTGGTGGAGGGAGACATCTTCAGGATAGGGATGCACCTTGAGGACATAAAGGAGATGATAGACAAAAACATGTGTGAGCAGATTTCTCCACCCCACTCAACCTCCACTCCCACGCCCATGAAAGAGATTCTGCATGTGAGGCCCAGTCCTCTCTGCATGCCCACACCCTCACCTCCACCATCCCTGCATGAG GAACGAAGTGCGGGTTTTTCCACTGTGGGTTATAAGATGGAGACAtggaaagatgaagaaaaagaggaggaagtggaggaggccAGTGAGGTCCATGTAGATGATGTATTACAAGGCAGTGAACTCATTACAACTGACTGCTGCCAATCAAG GAGCTCACAGGGATCTCTGGAGGGACTGGAAACCCAGACAGCTGGGACTGAAGAGGAGAGGTACTCTGTCTTATCGGAGGTGATAGATCACAGTAACCTCTTAGCATACCTGAACGGGACCAGCTCATCCTCAAGACAGAGGCAGTGGACACCTGACGG CTGTAGCACCCCGGATAGTGCTCTGAGCCCAGTGGGTGAATGTGATCTGGGTGATTGCGTGAGTCTGGCTGTGGaggtctcctcttcctccgcaCCCAGAGACTCAGTCACCCACAGCCTTTCAGAGCCTCCTCTCAACACCTCATCT AGGATTGTGAgcccagagacagacagtggaTTTGGGAGCTCTTACTTGAATCAATCAGCTTCTGGACCATTTCAACCAAATCTGCTCACAGAGAG TGTGCAGTCCCAGAATAATGGTTTAAGTAGCTCAGACAGTGAGGGCTCCTGCTCCAACCTGCAGACAGCCTTCCATTCATCTGTCCAAACACAGTCCTGTGGTGCAGCTGCGGCAGTGGAGCGGTGGGTGGAGAGCACCACTAGGGAGCCTTCAGTCAGGCTGCAGG CTGACCGAACAGGATCTGAACGCAACCTGCCTGCCCAGCTCCATCACCACATATCTGAACCCGTACTCAGCACCACCATGGAtacagaagagagaggcagccCGCAGTACTCCTGCTCTTGTAATAG tGAGGCAATCCTGGCCTTGCAGTCAGAGGTATCCAGGCTGAAGAAGGACCTGGAGGAGGGCTTGGTCCAGTTGCCTCACCTAACAGAGAAGATGGACTATCTCACCTCCCAATACAAACCGGATCGTCATGACCTCAGGTCTAAAACCAGACCCCGGACCCACCACAGACCAGCCTCCAACAG TGTGTGGAAACCATCAAATAGCAGACGCAATGTGAGCAATCTCAGTTCCAGTCAGGTGAGGATAGAGGACTGGATCTCTTCAGACATGGACCCCAGCAAGAGCAAAg GAACAGACAGTGGTGACACAGCTGGCTCTGAGATCATGTTGCAGTTCCACAGTTCGCCTGTagggagcaggagaggcagcagcagtgtaCGCTCCTCACCTGAGTTTCAATATAAATTTCAGGGAGCACTGCAATCTAGCAGAG GTTCAGAGGGATACGGCTCAGTGAAAACCTCTGGTCTGACCAGATCCAAtttaaaagaaggaaaagaggaggctTCTGACAGCCTTACCAAGCAGAGACCACAAA CAGCTGTCATGGAGAGTTTTTACTCCAAGGAGAGGTggtctcttttctcctctccgtctcttcAGAAGCCCCTTCTCCAGGTCAGCTACggctcctccagcagcctgcctgccag CTATAAAGTGAGGGAGCCGCCACTGCAGTCCACGTCCCATCACAGAAAACGCTCCACCCAGTCAGACACAGCACTCCTGCCCAGCAATGTGTACTTCCAGCGGACACTGTCCCCACTATCAGTGCCCTCAAAGACTGGCAGCAGGACAGGCAGACGCAGGGGGAGCAAG GAGGAAGAAATGAACAGGACTCTAGACCAGGCTATTGAGGTGGCCCGCAGCATGAAGAGGACCACCGACCGAATGGCCAAGAGACTGTCAGCTGACCTGGCCAAGGCTCAAATCCACAGGAAACTGCACAACATGcagccactagggggcaggAAACACCAAGCATTATAA